A window of the Zootoca vivipara chromosome 14, rZooViv1.1, whole genome shotgun sequence genome harbors these coding sequences:
- the LOC118093197 gene encoding cytochrome P450 2W1, whose product MPLLNFLLSSPACICLLCLVFFFASLYFPRSFRKPTFKFPPGPMPLPIIGNLHLMDMKRQDKSILKLAEKYGPVFTLHFGFQKVVVLTGYEAVRDALVTFTEDFVDRPPIPIFEEIQHGNGVFFSTGELWRTTRRFTMASMRNLGVGKKLIEKQINEELGFLVEDIKSFEGEPFILRTFNTAPTNITFALLFGERFDYKDPVFITLLRLIDEVMCLLGSPFLHLFNFYPFLGFFFNTHKILLKRIEDVRLIIREYIKTSKQDINANNLNSYTDALVFKQREDTTKRENLFNDDNLIASILDLVMAGTETTATTLQWAILLMMKYPKIQKKVQEEIGRVVKPGHWATYDDRKDMPYTNAVIHEVQRFITLLPHVPRSTSVDTHFRGYFLPKGTMVIPSLTSVLMDRSQWETPHEFNPNHFLDADGKFVKKEAFMPFSLGRRNCIGESLAKMELFLFFTGLLQKFTFQPPPGLTETDLDLTVPKTTFTLRPQPQLTCAIPRE is encoded by the exons atgccTCTGTTAaatttcctcctctcttcccctgccTGCATCTGCCTGCTGTGCCTGGTCTTCTTCTTCGCATCGCTCTATTTTCCAAGGAGCTTCAGAAAACCGACTTTTAAATTCCCACCTGGTCCGATGCCTCTCCCAATCATTGGCAACCTACATTTGATGGATATGAAAAGGCAGGACAAATCCATATTGAAG CTTGCTGAGAAATATGGCCCGGTGTTCACCCTCCATTTTGGATTCCAAAAAGTAGTAGTGCTGACTGGCTATGAAGCTGTGAGAGATGCCCTTGTGACCTTCACGGAGGACTTTGTGGACAGGCCGCCAATCCCAATATTTGAAGAGATTCAGCATGGAAATG GGGTGTTTTTTTCCACCGGAGAGCTGTGGAGGACTACCCGAAGATTCACCATGGCCAGCATGCGCAATCTTGGCGTGGGGAAGAAGCTCATAGAGAAGCAGATTAATGAAGAACTTGGTTTCCTTGTAGAGGACATTAAATCTTTTGAAG GTGAACCTTTCATTCTCAGAACCTTTAACACCGCCCCAACCAACATTACTTTTGCTCTGCTGTTTGGAGAGAGGTTCGACTACAAAGACCCAGTATTCATCACTCTCCTAAGACTCATAGACGAAGTGATGTGCCTTCTTGGATCTCCATTCTTACAT CTGTTTAATTTCTACCCGTTCCTTGGATTTTTTTTCAACACTCACAAAATTCTACTGAAGAGGATCGAAGACGTCCGCCTCATTATAAGGGAATACATCAAGACAAGCAAGCAAGACATCAACGCCAACAACCTCAATAGCTACACAGATGCATTGGTCTTCAAGCAACGAGAG GATACGACTAAGCGAGAGAACCTTTTTAATGATGACAACCTCATCGCTTCCATCCTGGATCTTGTCATGGCTGGAACAGAGACCACAGCAACAACATTACAATGGGCCATTCTGCTGATGATGAAGTACCCAAAGATTCAAA AAAAGGTTCAAGAGGAGATTGGGCGGGTTGTGAAACCAGGACACTGGGCCACATACGATGACCGGAAAGACATGCCCTATACCAATGCAGTGATCCACGAGGTGCAGAGATTTATCACGCTGTTGCCGCATGTCCCACGCAGCACATCCGTTGACACGCATTTCAGGGGCTACTTTCTCCCAAAG GGAACGATGGTGATTCCTTCGCTCACTTCAGTGCTTATGGATCGAAGTCAATGGGAGACCCCTCACGAGTTCAACCCTAACCACTTCCTTGACGCCGACGGGAAGTTTGTCAAGAAAGAAGCCTTCATGCCTTTCTCCTTAG GGCGCCGAAATTGCATCGGCGAGAGCTTGGCCAAGATGGAACTTTTCCTGTTCTTCACGGGCCTGCTGCAGAAATTCACTTTTCAACCGCCACCAGGGCTTACGGAAACTGACTTGGACTTGACCGTTCCTAAGACGACCTTCACTTTGAGGCCGCAACCTCAGCTGACTTGCGCCATTCCCCGGGAGTGA